The proteins below come from a single Schistocerca americana isolate TAMUIC-IGC-003095 unplaced genomic scaffold, iqSchAmer2.1 HiC_scaffold_232, whole genome shotgun sequence genomic window:
- the LOC124575303 gene encoding golgin subfamily A member 6-like protein 22, with product MINGINQLLLYQQGSTTFLDYTLMENEHREAMGIQEGYDLSHNAWNMVCTPLSDRLVVFALMVNTIFVFIVTVTKKGTSIITKHRLVPSAILVVYFTILLVKGCTDVPFCRMLVGRFKQNRKSRKQLTKLRTQPLRQAILNNYMCKVNPPKTWNKKRVIREAKRKEKEIHHLVEENHYDELEDDWFQVVGDVAGEVEIEEEKVNAEKEDMYEEEEVEDTLEEKVEEEEVEEVEEGEMEYQVEEEDDDLQQEKVENTQVVDEVETEEIKEKESEKVKMEAITGDKETDEYCYLQEDINTREQNLETDEDLISLTPVKVNAPKTWNKKRVIREAKKKEKEIHHLVEENHYDELEDDWFQVVGDVAGEVEIEEEKVNAEKEDMYEEEEVEDTLEEKVEEEEVEEVEEGEMEYQVEEEDDDLQQEKVENTQVVDEVETEEIKEKESEKVKMEEITGDKETDEYCYLQEDINTREQNLETDEDLISLTPVKVNAPKTWNKKRVIREAKKKEKEIHHLVEENHYDELEDDWFQVVGDVAGEVEIEEEKVNAEKEDMYEEEEVEDTLEEKVEEEEVEEVEEGEMEYQVEEEDDDLQQEKVENTQVVDEVDTEEIKEKESEKVKMEAITGDKETDEYCYLQEDINTREQNLETDEDLISLTPVKVNAPKTWNKKRVIREAKKKEKEIHHLVEENHYDELEDDWFQVVGDVAGEVEIEEEKVNAEKEDMYEEEEVEDTLEEKVEEEEVEEVEEGEMEYQVEEEDDDLQQEKVENTQVVDEVETEEIKEKESEKVKMEAITGDKETDEYCYLQEDINTREQNLETDEDLISLTPVEVNAPKTWNKKRVIREAKKKEKEIHHLVEENHYDELEDDWFQVVGDVAGEVEIEEEKVNAEKEDMYEEEEVEDTLEEKVEEEEVEEVEEGEMEYQVEEEDDDLQQEKVENTQVVDEVETEEIKEKESEKVKMEAITGDKETDEYCYLQEDINTREQNLEIDEDLISLTPVRICQDKNCSCSTLWSSNELPNSYQQYYYENWHSSAFPEKQVFTDLAECMSSPVPTDGEDFRYYTYLESEDEEMLEKSWNECFETQESHLGQDAVEANMSTGSVTDNEG from the coding sequence GATGTGCCATTCTGTCGGATGCTGGTGGGGCGATTCAAGCAGAATCGAAAATCCAGGAAGCAACTGACAAAGCTCCGCACACAGCCACTGCGTCAAGCCATTCTTAATAATTACATGTGTAAGGTAaatcctcccaaaacatggaacaaaaagagggtgatacgggaggcgaagaggaaggagaaggagatacatcatttggtggaggagaatcattatgatgagctagaagatgattggtttcaggtagtgggagatgtagctggagaggtagagatagaggaagaaaaagtgaatgcggaaaaggaggatatgtatgaagaggaagaggtggaggacacattagaggaaaaggtagaggaagaagaagtggaagaggtagaggaaggagaaatggaatatcaagtggaagaagaagatgatgatctccagcaggagaaggtggagaatacacaggtagtggatgaggtcgaaacggaggaaataaaagagaaggaaagtgagaaggtgaaaatggaagcaattacaggagACAAAGAGACAGATGAGTACTGTTACTTACAGGAAGACATCAACACTAGAGAACAGAATTTAGAGACTGATGAAGACCTGATAAGTTTGACCCCTGTTAAGGTAAATGctcccaaaacatggaacaaaaagagggtgatacgggaggcgaagaagaaggagaaggagatacatcatttggtggaggagaatcattatgatgagctagaagatgattggtttcaggtagtgggagatgtagctggagaggtagagatagaggaagaaaaagtgaacgcggaaaaggaggatatgtatgaagaggaagaggtggaggacacattagaggaaaaggtagaggaagaagaagtggaagaggtagaggaaggagaaatggaatatcaagtggaagaagaagatgatgatctccagcaggagaaggtggagaatacacaggtagtggatgaggtcgaaacggaggaaataaaagagaaggaaagtgagaaggtgaaaatggaagaaattacagGAGACAAAGAGACAGATGAGTACTGTTACTTACAGGAAGACATCAACACTAGAGAACAGAATTTAGAGACTGATGAAGACCTGATAAGTTTGACCCCTGTTAAGGTAAATGctcccaaaacatggaacaaaaagagggtgatacgggaggcgaagaagaaggagaaggagatacatcatttggtggaggagaatcattatgatgagctagaagatgattggtttcaggtagtgggagatgtagctggagaggtagagatagaggaagaaaaagtgaacgcggaaaaggaggatatgtatgaagaggaagaggtggaggacacattagaggaaaaggtagaggaagaagaagtggaagaggtagaggaaggagaaatggaatatcaagtggaagaagaagatgatgatctccagcaggagaaggtggagaatacacaggtagtggatgaggtcgacacggaggaaataaaagagaaggaaagtgagaaggtgaaaatggaagcaattacaggagACAAAGAGACAGATGAGTACTGTTACTTACAGGAAGACATCAACACTAGAGAACAGAATTTAGAGACTGATGAAGACCTGATAAGTTTGACCCCTGTTAAGGTAAATGctcccaaaacatggaacaaaaagagggtgatacgggaggcgaagaagaaggagaaggagatacatcatttggtggaggagaatcattatgatgagctagaagatgattggtttcaggtagtgggagatgtagctggagaggtagagatagaggaagaaaaagtgaatgcggaaaaggaggatatgtatgaagaggaagaggtggaggacacattagaggaaaaggtagaggaagaagaagtggaagaggtagaggaaggagaaatggaatatcaagtggaagaagaagatgatgatctccagcaggagaaggtggagaatacacaggtagtggatgaggtcgaaacggaggaaataaaagagaaggaaagtgagaaggtgaaaatggaagcaattacaggagACAAAGAGACAGATGAGTACTGTTACTTACAGGAAGACATCAACACTAGAGAACAGAATTTAGAGACTGATGAAGACCTGATAAGTTTGACCCCTGTTGAGGTAAATGctcccaaaacatggaacaaaaagagggtgatacgggaggcgaagaagaaggagaaggagatacatcatttggtggaggagaatcattatgatgagctagaagatgattggtttcaggtagtgggagatgtagctggagaggtagagatagaggaagaaaaagtgaatgcggaaaaggaggatatgtatgaagaggaagaggtggaggacacattagaggaaaaggtagaggaagaagaagtggaagaggtagaggaaggagaaatggaatatcaagtggaagaagaagatgatgatctccagcaggagaaggtggagaatacacaggtagtggatgaggtcgaaacggaggaaataaaagagaaggaaagtgagaaggtgaaaatggaagcaattacaggagACAAAGAGACAGATGAGTACTGTTACTTACAGGAAGACATCAACACTAGAGAACAGAATTTAGAGATTGATGAAGACCTGATAAGTTTGACCCCTGTTAGAATATGCCAGGACAAGAACTGTAGCTGTTCCACTTTATGGTCTTCTAACGAATTACCCAATAGTTATCAACAGTATTATTACGAAAACTGGCACAGCAGCGCTTTTCCTGAAAAACAAGTGTTCACTGATCTGGCAGAGTGCATGTCTTCGCCCGTACCTACTGATGGTGAAGACTTTAGGTATTACACGTATCTAGAGTCAGAGGACGAAGAGATGTTAGAAAAGTCATGGAACGAATGTTTTGAAACTCAAGAATCTCATCTAGGGCAAGATGCGGTAGAGGCAAACATGTCTACTGGATCAGTTACGGATAATGAAGGT